One Thermococcus kodakarensis KOD1 genomic window carries:
- a CDS encoding DUF402 domain-containing protein yields the protein MSTDTRPTVRIRGIYSTALTKLFLDRGFGISQPSNKIVERFGLEKTYDDFDVDIYDKKDRHGVVLVGDAVEEAKKVLEEELIDVFFRRLPYQLYGIYKGLVVKIDEKYVYVDLGSAIGTIPRKDLPKAVEGDEILVQVKKHNLLPHLSTTLTIPGDYAVLIPKPIGAQRHVKISRKIRDNQERERLRILGLSIDLGKWGVLWRTAAAYKDWNLLRDEIVRLSKLADRLAKADTYFAPSLIIEGRNIYEVEFGGGAKRKLDEIRNKVVPTVDGHHQLKAKDPELGFAVEIAEGILSKVPGQRVKVNQGFWEALVENKGPKKGWLFTLEHVKPDGQRIRLGPGEVLEVSHNPLRVTIKRHLKPGKFYDGLELPIEFGDYAITELEAGKWWFVHRYYDKNGNLKGEYYNINTPVEIYPDGARYVDLEVDIVKWPDGKKEIIDQEELKEHYEEGIISEKLYRAVLRITQEVFERV from the coding sequence GTGTCTACAGACACAAGGCCTACAGTCAGAATTAGGGGAATATACAGCACTGCCCTGACGAAACTCTTCCTCGACAGGGGGTTCGGCATCAGCCAGCCCAGCAACAAGATCGTCGAGCGCTTCGGCCTCGAGAAGACCTACGACGACTTCGACGTTGACATCTACGATAAGAAGGACAGACACGGGGTTGTGCTCGTTGGGGATGCCGTTGAAGAGGCCAAGAAGGTCCTTGAAGAGGAACTTATTGACGTCTTTTTTAGAAGGCTCCCGTACCAGCTCTACGGCATATACAAGGGACTTGTTGTGAAAATCGACGAAAAGTACGTTTACGTTGACCTGGGAAGTGCCATTGGTACAATCCCAAGGAAGGATCTTCCGAAGGCCGTTGAAGGCGATGAGATACTCGTCCAGGTCAAGAAGCACAACCTCCTTCCACACCTCAGCACCACCCTCACGATACCGGGGGACTACGCTGTCCTCATACCGAAGCCCATAGGGGCACAGAGGCACGTTAAGATATCGAGGAAGATAAGGGACAACCAGGAGCGTGAGAGGCTCAGGATTCTGGGTCTCAGCATAGACCTCGGCAAGTGGGGAGTCCTCTGGAGGACTGCAGCCGCTTACAAGGACTGGAACCTTCTCAGGGACGAGATAGTGAGGCTCTCCAAGCTCGCCGACAGGCTGGCAAAGGCCGACACGTACTTTGCACCTTCCCTGATAATCGAGGGCAGGAACATATATGAAGTGGAGTTCGGAGGAGGAGCGAAGAGAAAGCTCGACGAGATAAGGAACAAGGTCGTCCCAACCGTTGATGGCCACCACCAGCTCAAGGCCAAAGACCCGGAGCTTGGCTTTGCCGTCGAGATAGCCGAGGGAATACTCTCAAAGGTACCTGGCCAGAGGGTCAAGGTTAACCAGGGCTTCTGGGAGGCGCTCGTGGAGAACAAAGGGCCTAAGAAGGGCTGGCTCTTCACCCTTGAGCACGTCAAGCCCGATGGGCAGAGGATTAGGCTAGGGCCTGGAGAGGTCTTGGAGGTCTCCCACAACCCGCTTAGGGTCACAATAAAGAGACACCTCAAGCCGGGCAAGTTCTACGACGGCCTTGAGCTTCCGATTGAGTTTGGAGATTATGCCATAACCGAGCTCGAAGCTGGAAAGTGGTGGTTCGTGCACAGGTATTACGACAAGAACGGCAACCTGAAGGGAGAGTACTACAACATAAACACGCCCGTTGAGATATATCCTGACGGGGCTCGCTACGTTGACCTCGAAGTTGATATAGTTAAGTGGCCGGACGGCAAGAAGGAGATAATCGATCAGGAGGAGCTCAAGGAGCACTACGAAGAGGGCATCATCAGCGAGAAGCTCTACCGCGCCGTGCTCAGGATAACGCAGGAGGTATTTGAGAGGGTTTAA
- a CDS encoding AbrB/MazE/SpoVT family DNA-binding domain-containing protein has product MGITKVTRNYQITIPSDIRKKLGIKVGDVLVIEIEDGKAVIKKSDLELPLLPGGKGLKIEDIEEAIRKGQGEDE; this is encoded by the coding sequence ATGGGGATCACAAAGGTAACTAGGAACTATCAGATTACTATCCCAAGCGATATCAGGAAGAAGCTGGGCATCAAGGTGGGGGACGTTCTTGTCATCGAGATCGAAGATGGGAAAGCCGTGATAAAAAAGAGCGACCTCGAACTTCCCCTGCTACCCGGCGGAAAGGGACTGAAGATCGAGGACATCGAGGAAGCCATAAGAAAGGGCCAGGGTGAGGATGAGTGA
- the moaA gene encoding GTP 3',8-cyclase MoaA gives MLYDRFGRPVTNLRISLTQECNYRCFFCHREGQRFLAKNELTPEEIERLVRIASRLGIRKVKLTGGEPTVREDILEIVKRIKPYVIDLSMTTNGSRLKELAKPLAKAGLDRVNVSLHSLKPEVYKRITGVDGLEAVLEGIEEAVKYLSPVKLNMTVMKGLNDGEIWDMVEFAAKTGTILQLIELEAPREMAETAFFRKYFYPLKPVEEKLEKLAVETKERRMHRRKKYFIPTDYGIAEVEVVRAMHNTVFCANCTRLRVTSDGKFKTCLLRNNDLIDFLSAMRNGASDEEIVEIFKRAVLMREPYWK, from the coding sequence GTGCTCTACGACCGCTTCGGCAGGCCAGTAACGAACCTCAGGATTTCGCTCACGCAGGAGTGCAATTACCGTTGCTTCTTCTGTCACCGGGAAGGCCAGAGGTTTCTGGCGAAAAACGAGCTCACTCCAGAGGAGATAGAGCGCCTCGTTAGAATCGCATCAAGGCTCGGAATAAGAAAGGTCAAGCTCACGGGCGGGGAACCGACAGTCAGAGAGGATATACTTGAAATCGTGAAGAGAATAAAGCCCTACGTCATCGACCTCAGCATGACTACTAACGGGAGTAGACTGAAGGAGCTGGCGAAGCCGCTGGCCAAAGCAGGCCTCGACAGGGTGAACGTATCGCTTCACAGCTTAAAGCCGGAGGTTTACAAAAGGATAACCGGCGTTGATGGGCTTGAGGCCGTTCTTGAGGGCATCGAGGAAGCGGTGAAATACCTCTCGCCAGTTAAACTCAACATGACCGTCATGAAGGGCCTGAACGACGGTGAAATCTGGGACATGGTGGAATTCGCGGCTAAGACTGGAACCATCCTTCAGCTTATAGAGCTTGAAGCGCCAAGGGAGATGGCCGAGACGGCATTTTTCAGGAAGTACTTCTACCCGCTCAAGCCCGTTGAAGAGAAGCTGGAGAAGCTCGCCGTCGAAACTAAGGAAAGGAGGATGCACCGGAGGAAGAAGTACTTCATCCCGACCGACTACGGCATAGCAGAGGTTGAAGTCGTTAGGGCGATGCACAACACTGTCTTCTGCGCCAACTGCACGAGACTGAGGGTGACCTCCGATGGCAAGTTTAAAACTTGCTTGTTGAGGAACAACGACCTCATAGACTTCCTTTCTGCTATGAGAAACGGAGCGAGCGACGAGGAGATAGTTGAAATCTTCAAAAGGGCCGTTCTTATGAGGGAGCCGTACTGGAAATGA
- a CDS encoding PIN domain-containing protein, translated as MTVIDTNVFIYATLRDSEFNAEARKLLAGLERWIVPSIVLYELYWFFREEGYKSEEINNVISSILNSPRTRVICDTGKYTKRALELTRNPKRFNDMVILATAEDFKRLATYDKRLKKEAEKLEIKTLP; from the coding sequence GTGACGGTAATAGACACCAACGTCTTCATATACGCCACCCTACGGGACTCAGAGTTCAACGCAGAGGCGAGGAAACTGCTGGCAGGGCTGGAAAGATGGATAGTTCCGAGCATTGTCCTCTACGAGCTCTACTGGTTTTTCAGGGAAGAAGGGTACAAAAGCGAGGAAATAAATAACGTCATCTCCTCAATCCTAAACAGCCCAAGGACGCGGGTTATCTGCGACACTGGGAAGTACACGAAACGCGCGCTAGAACTCACCAGAAACCCAAAGCGGTTCAATGACATGGTAATACTAGCCACGGCAGAGGACTTCAAGAGACTGGCAACATACGATAAAAGGCTGAAAAAAGAGGCTGAAAAGCTGGAAATCAAGACCCTGCCTTAA